Within Ovis aries strain OAR_USU_Benz2616 breed Rambouillet chromosome 3, ARS-UI_Ramb_v3.0, whole genome shotgun sequence, the genomic segment AATTCATGAGAACCCAAGACTTTATGGCAGGCAAATGGatctgtcttttttcccccaattcaATCAAGCACATCTCAGAAATCTTACTTCTGTTTCGGTGAAGTAGCAAGTGTTAGGTCTGTCTGTGTGTATGagagtctgtgtgtctgtgtgtgtctatatgtctGTGTAAAATGTTAGAGTACTTTCATTTTTCAACCTCTAATATCTCCTCATCATAAGACCTCAGTAGGAAACAAAGACTGACTCATCTGCTTTGGTCTTATTCACATAGGCAAGAAAATTCTATTACTCCTcattcattattctttttcacttctgGATAAATCATATCAAAGGTATTTAGTGATGGCTTATGATAGGCAAGCCACTGAAGTGTACAGAAATTGGTATATGGGTgacaaaaatagagaaattgtTTCCTAGGATCTGAACATTGTTTAgtgataatgtatatatttacctAGACCTTGCACTGTAGAAACTAGAAATAGGATTACTAACAGTAGAAATTAATTGAAGGTTATTTCAATTATGCTTTAAGATGAAatacaatgtttaaaaatatcctcaaatataatatcatattttgctttttttgaacaatatattctttttaggAACCACCATTTTAAGCAAGATttctttggttatttatttttatttgaataaagcAAAAGTTGAGGTACATGGTTTGCCAGGTGACTACTCTTTGAATTCCTGTCCCAATAGATCACATGTTGGGCATTGAGGGTCTTAAGAGTACTATGAAAACTTGCATGATTTGAATTGGTTTTCTGACCAGCATGAATACTTCTGTTGCACTCCTACTAGTTCCTGGGTTTCTTAAACACAGAAAACTTGGTTTCCATAGTTTTTATGGATTTTTGGAGGACCTCTAAGATTGGTCCCATAGTTTTGACAATTTGTTCCATTTGATCTGCAGCTGACTTAATGGTATACTTAGCATTCTCAATGTTGAGTGCATCCTGCAACTTTTTCAAGGCATCTATTGTAGTGGCTTTGGATGGACCTGGACTTTTCTCAGATGTAGTGGCATCTGATTGTTCTTTCCTGTAGAAGTCACTTAACTGGAGATTCATGATGGGATATTTCATCAAGAGTAAAAGAGAAGATTCCAAACTCTCAAGAATGTTACCACTATTCAGCACAGAGGCAATGATAGGTAACTGGAcatttttgaacatttctttggtTGACTGTTGCACCTCCCTTATATTGTTACTCTTCTCAACCATAGAGGACATAGCTGTTGCAATCTTGGAACTTAAAGGTTCACTTTGCATTGGGTCCTGCTTGGCCGCCACCACAGACTGCATCTCCttaaaaattttgagcatttgtTCAAAGACAGCCTTCACATTACCGTCTTCTTTCACAGTCATCAAGAGGATCTGAGTGCTCATACTGCTGTTGAACAATTTGGTGAGTGCATTTGTGAAGGAAGCAAGATCTTGCATGTAAAAGAAGAATGTTTTGGCAGCTTGAATGAGCCTCTCTTTATCCTTTTCTGATTCTGAAGACATTTCTCCAGCAGAAAAGTTTCAGCACTGTAAAACAAGTAGGAATCCAAATGAAAATGCATGTGTCAACCATAAATGCATGTGTCAACCATAAAGAGACTGAAAGTATAATCTAAAACATGAGGATAACTCCTGTCAAAGGTTGGAAAGCTATATAAGCATAAATGATcttgtactttaataaaaaatagtaacaaataaTTAAAGCAGAGTAGAATACAGATTTTCGTAAACTTTAAATCACATATCAAATATCGCATGCTAGATCCCGTATTGGATATGCTGACCTATGGATACTCAGGTATTACCCTCAGTAACCATCCAGTCTAGTGGAAAAGATTGGATAAAGCATTAACGATTATGTAGAGGGACTCTGGTTCCAGTTAAAACAGAGCAAGTACTCTCCATAaaccagagaagggcatggcaacccactctaatattcttgcctggagaatcccatggacagaggagcctggtgggctacagtccatggggtcgctaagagtcagatatgactgaacaactaatactCACTCACACTCCATCCAGTCTTTCCTACTAATTACAGCTAAAAATCCTGAACAGAATATTTCAAGTAACTATTAAACAACTCTGAAAGGTAGACAGCAGCAGACAGAGGAGGTAGAGATGGCAGTATTCCAGAGAGGATCAAGGCTATCTAATCCAAACTCCCAAAATGTCTATCTTGTCTAAAAATGTCCTTTCATCACAAATTGTCCTCTTCTGCAATAAAGAGGAATATTAATATCTATAACCAATGTTACAGTCCTCTTTTGATATTTTCTCTAGAATTATGCTCTATCGACCACCCCCTCTTCATTTTGTGctatgaactgaactgtgctatgAATGCGCCCTTCTGAAATCTAGTAGGTTGACACTCTAATTTCCAGTATgattgtatttggagacagggcctgttaggaggtaattaaggttaaatgaagtcataaggcCCTGATATGACAGGATTAGTATCCTTGTAAGAGAGACGACAGAGAGCACCCTCCCTTACTCTTTCCACCTTGTGAGACTGCAGCCAGAAGGTGACTGACTGCAAATCAGGAAGACAGCCCTCACCAAAAACTGAATGGGCCCATAATTTGATCTGaaatttctcagcctccagagcTATGAGAAAATAATTCCTGCTGATTAAGCTGCAAggctatggtattttgttatggcagcccaagttGACTAATACATCTTGTAtcctccatctctccctcttcACTTGTCCTTCTCCTTTGACTATGaatatactcattttcctattcagttggttaagattctgggctttcactaccaCTGTGGCCTGGGGTCAATCCATGGTCacagaactgagatcccacaagccactcaATGCAGCCCAAAACTGCCCTActcagtttatattttattttctattttgatcatgctgcatggcatgcaggatcttagttcccaaccagagattaaacctgtaccccctgcaggGGATCATGGAGACCTaatcactggacaaccagggaatttcCCCCCACTCAgtggaaagagacacagatgtgtataacggacttttggactcagagggagaggagagggtgggatgatttgggagaatgacattctaacatgtatactatcatgtttTGAATCGAGTCTATGTCTGACAgctaaaaattaagtaaaatgtttGACCCCAAaataatggggtcacaaagagttggacatgactgcgcgactgaactgaactgaacttccctttAAGTAATGATCCCATCTCACTCCTTCCTTTAATTCTCAAATTTACCAAGAGAGAAATTCTTCACATTATTGTAATTTATTtctagtcttccctggtggctcagtggttaaaaaaaaaatccacctgccaatgcaggagatgtgggttccatcccttgtctgggaagattctctgttgaaggaaaaagcaacaaactCCAGCAtttcccagtactcttgccagggaattccatggacagagttacCTGGCAGGTTAtactccctggggtcacaaagagtcagacatgacttagtgactgaacaacaacaataatttatttctatCCCTCATTATTTTATTACAGGGCACCAATAACTTCTAACCATAAAATTTCTTGGCCTATTtacagctcagatggtaaagaatctgcctgcaagagacctgggttcaatccctgggtcaggaagataccctggagaaagaactggcaacccactccagtattcttgcctggagaattccatggccagaggaggctggcagcctatagtccatggggttgcaaagagttgacatgactaagtgactaacacacacaaacatcttGAATTCTCTGCCTTATTTAAAATTGCTGAATACCTCTCCCTACTTCAagtttttctcctccagaggcctcCACAATGCTGTACAAATCTGGTCCTTCTACATCCTCTCCAAGAACTTGCTTGTTTTATAGGCTTTTCTTCCTTATACTAGCAAGTTCTTTCCAGTCTCCTAAGCTCAGCAAGGATGTGTCTTTGGCCTCCCTCATATTCTCTACTTTTTCCCTTCAAGACCTCACCTGGGgatttccctcatggtccagtggtaaagaatctgcctgccaatgtaggggacacaagttcaatccccaATATGGGGATGCCATGGAGCATGCCGTGGAgcatgccacggagcagctaagtcCAAGTGCCAAAACTACGGAGCCTATGCTcttgagcctgggagccacaacaagagaagccactgcaatgagaagtctgtgtactgcaactagaaagtagcccctactcgctgcaactagagaaagcccgtgcacagcaacaaagacccagtgaaacctaaatattaataaataaaggctaaattatgttttaaaaaaagatctcacCTGTCCCCATTAATTATAAACGTCAtctatgtgcagatgacaccTAAATCTCCCAGTGTAGCTTCAGAAATTCTCCCGATCTCCAGATCTACATTtctggtgatggaattccagttgagctgtttcaaatcctgaaagatgatgctgtgaaagtgctgcactcaatatgccagcaaatttggaaaactcagcagtggccacaggactggaaaaggtcagttttcattccaattccaaagaaagacaatgcaaaagaatgctcaaactaccgcacaattgcactcatctcacatgctagtaaagtaatgctcaaaattctccaagccaggcttcagcaatacatgaaccgtgaattccctgatgttcaagctggttttagaaaaggcagaggaaccagaggtcaaattgccaacatccgctggatcatggaaaagcaagagagttccagaaaaacatctatttctgctttactgactatgccaaagcctttgactgtgtggatcacaataaactggaaaattctgaaagagatgggaataccagaccacctgacctgcctcttgagaaatctgtatgcaggtcaggaagcaacagttagaactggacatggaacaacagactggttccaaataggaaaaggagtatatcaaggctgtatattgtcaccctgcttatttaacttatatgcaaagtacatcaggagaaacgctgggctggaagaaacacaagctggaatcacgattgccgggagaaatatcaataacctcagatatgcagatgacaccacccttatggcagaaagt encodes:
- the C3H12orf60 gene encoding uncharacterized protein C12orf60 homolog, with the translated sequence MSSESEKDKERLIQAAKTFFFYMQDLASFTNALTKLFNSSMSTQILLMTVKEDGNVKAVFEQMLKIFKEMQSVVAAKQDPMQSEPLSSKIATAMSSMVEKSNNIREVQQSTKEMFKNVQLPIIASVLNSGNILESLESSLLLLMKYPIMNLQLSDFYRKEQSDATTSEKSPGPSKATTIDALKKLQDALNIENAKYTIKSAADQMEQIVKTMGPILEVLQKSIKTMETKFSVFKKPRN